DNA sequence from the Pedobacter sp. W3I1 genome:
AGTATCCTCAGTTTAAGAACTACACTGTTGGTATAAATGTTGGATTTTAATAATAATAGTAATGAAAAATAGATATATAATCTTTATGATGGCTGCTGCTTTAATGGCTACATCATCTTGCAAAAAAACACTACAAACAGAACCTAAAAACTCTATCTCATCTTCAGTTGCTTTACAAGAAGCTGCAGGTATTGAGGGTTTGGTTAACAGTTTGTACGAATCTTTACAGGCCACTGGTTATTATGGACGTAACTATATTGTCGTTCCGGAACTATTATCGGATAATATGCGTATCGTGAATACCAACTCTAACCGATTCGTATCAGAGTCTAATAATACTATTGCTGCAACAGTAGATTTATGGTCTGCAGGTTATGGCATCATCAATCGGGCAAATGGTGTAATTAAATATTCTGAATTGGTTACTGGCTTAACCCCATTGAGAAAGAAACAACTTCAGGGCGAAGCTTATTTTATTCGTGCTTTGGCTTATTTCGATTTGGTAAAAAGCTATGGTTATAATCCGCAACAAATTGTTTCTGGTAGAAGCTTAGGCGTGCCGATTACGCTTGATTTTGTCGAAAACTATCCGGCGGATATTAAATATCCCTCAAGAAATACGGTTACGGAGGTTTATGCTCAAATTAAAAAAGATCTTAACACAGCTCTTGGATTATTAGACAATACCTTTGCCCCCAAAAGAGTAAGCCTAGCTGCTGCGAATGCTTTAAGGGCACGTGTTGCTTTATTTAATGGCGATTGGGCTGATGCAGCTACTTTTGCTAATACTGCGCTTACTTCTGGTGTAGGTACTTTTGTAGATCCGGCTACTGCAGTTACACCAGCATTAAAATCTGCTGCTTATGCAACCATTTTTACTTCGCCAAGCTCTCCTGAATCAATATTTGAATTGAACTTTGAGGTTACGGAAAGTGCTGGTTCTGATGGTTTAAGCTCTTTTTATACCAGAAGCAATGTTGGTTTGCCCCCGTCTATTGGTGGAGCTGGTTATGGTGATGCCGCCCCTCAAGCAAACCTGGTTGCTGCTTATGAAACAGGTGATGTACGTAAAGATTTATTGTTTGCAATTACGAAAGGTTCTGAGCCAATTCTTTGGAACCAAAAATATCCAGCTGCAA
Encoded proteins:
- a CDS encoding RagB/SusD family nutrient uptake outer membrane protein; the protein is MKNRYIIFMMAAALMATSSCKKTLQTEPKNSISSSVALQEAAGIEGLVNSLYESLQATGYYGRNYIVVPELLSDNMRIVNTNSNRFVSESNNTIAATVDLWSAGYGIINRANGVIKYSELVTGLTPLRKKQLQGEAYFIRALAYFDLVKSYGYNPQQIVSGRSLGVPITLDFVENYPADIKYPSRNTVTEVYAQIKKDLNTALGLLDNTFAPKRVSLAAANALRARVALFNGDWADAATFANTALTSGVGTFVDPATAVTPALKSAAYATIFTSPSSPESIFELNFEVTESAGSDGLSSFYTRSNVGLPPSIGGAGYGDAAPQANLVAAYETGDVRKDLLFAITKGSEPILWNQKYPAAKGPQYDNIKLIRVSEMYLTRAEANFRNGSAIGATPQADLDKIRLRAGLTPTPVTLDAILKERRIELAYEGFRYWDLLRTGSAINKSTTTLPANATPNSTIPYTDFRLLARIPLTEVQNNPNITQNFGY